The Peribacillus sp. FSL P2-0133 genome has a segment encoding these proteins:
- a CDS encoding LLM class flavin-dependent oxidoreductase, whose translation MYKRRKNYDKENRTFSTRSPSPIVEGGSAELSLQNTLNLAKKTEQWGYKRFWLAEHHNWARMASSASPIVIGRVAFVTEEIRIGSGAMLLSHYSPLSVAEQFGTLESFFPRIDLGLGRAPGTDQYTANVLRQRVAGEPEFDARLEELIAYLYGTGTATKNGLFSFHAIPGEKTNVPIWLLGSGFYSAQLAGILGLPFSFAGHFALGNMMEAIKLYRDYFRPSQFLEEPYVLLAVQVVAADEKQEAQRLATSMYQKFLLLTRGQPSPILPPVDNMDEIWNDNERRAVEEQLFTSIIGDPAGVKQQLHELIEKTDADEIMAQAAVN comes from the coding sequence TTGTATAAAAGGAGGAAGAATTATGACAAAGAAAATAGAACTTTCAGTACTAGATCTCCCTCCCCAATTGTCGAGGGAGGATCAGCCGAACTTTCCCTTCAAAACACGCTTAATCTAGCAAAGAAAACAGAGCAGTGGGGATATAAACGGTTTTGGCTTGCTGAACATCATAATTGGGCGAGAATGGCGAGTTCAGCATCCCCAATCGTAATTGGACGAGTAGCCTTTGTCACGGAAGAAATTCGTATTGGATCAGGCGCAATGCTGCTTTCTCATTATTCTCCTCTTTCCGTGGCTGAGCAATTTGGAACATTAGAATCCTTCTTCCCTCGAATCGACCTTGGATTGGGGCGGGCACCTGGCACCGACCAATATACAGCAAATGTATTGCGGCAGCGGGTTGCTGGTGAACCTGAATTTGATGCCCGGCTTGAGGAGCTTATCGCATATCTTTATGGTACAGGAACAGCCACTAAGAATGGTTTATTTAGCTTTCACGCCATTCCCGGCGAAAAAACAAATGTGCCAATTTGGCTGTTAGGTTCAGGGTTTTATAGTGCACAATTGGCTGGAATACTTGGGTTACCATTCTCTTTCGCGGGACATTTTGCTCTAGGTAACATGATGGAGGCCATAAAACTGTACCGGGATTATTTTCGTCCGTCTCAATTTTTGGAGGAGCCTTATGTACTGTTAGCCGTTCAAGTGGTGGCTGCTGATGAGAAACAGGAGGCACAAAGGCTTGCCACTTCGATGTATCAAAAATTTCTTTTGTTAACTCGCGGACAGCCTTCGCCCATTTTGCCACCTGTTGATAACATGGACGAGATTTGGAACGATAATGAACGCAGGGCGGTTGAAGAACAGCTTTTTACTTCCATCATCGGGGACCCTGCAGGTGTGAAGCAGCAGCTCCATGAGTTAATAGAAAAGACTGACGCTGATGAAATTATGGCTCAGGCTGCAGTAAATTAA
- a CDS encoding L-dopachrome tautomerase-related protein, whose translation MQPMLPMEKYFGQFELVHAFYEAMPTGVSVSETGRIFVCFPKWGDDVQFTVAEIVEGELQPYPSVETNLVNTGNITMSFVSVQSIVADGRGTLWVLDTGAPNFSEPIQGGAKLVAVDLSNNTIRRVYTFTEDVVLPTTYLNDVRLDFRVGRAGYAYITDSSSRGPGAIIVVDLENGNAFRRLNGTISTSPDPYFLPKVEGEILMNRNPDGSTFPFRLASDSLAISPDGKVLFYAPLTSRQLFSISTEALRDRRIQDLNLSQYVQYWGEKGASDGMITGAKGTVYAGDYENNSIRKILPNGAMETIAHDPRILWPDTFSIGPDQYLYVIVNQLHRQARFHYGRDLREKPYSLLRMRIDESPAPTFS comes from the coding sequence ATGCAACCTATGTTACCTATGGAAAAATATTTTGGGCAGTTTGAACTGGTGCATGCTTTTTATGAGGCTATGCCTACAGGTGTCAGCGTTTCCGAAACCGGTCGTATTTTTGTATGCTTTCCGAAATGGGGAGACGACGTTCAATTTACTGTGGCGGAAATTGTTGAGGGTGAATTGCAGCCTTATCCCAGTGTAGAAACCAATTTAGTTAATACTGGGAATATTACGATGTCTTTCGTCAGTGTCCAAAGTATCGTTGCTGATGGAAGAGGAACACTTTGGGTACTAGATACAGGGGCACCAAATTTTTCTGAACCTATTCAAGGGGGAGCAAAATTAGTTGCTGTTGATTTAAGCAATAATACAATAAGGAGAGTATATACCTTTACAGAAGATGTTGTCTTGCCAACAACTTATCTGAATGATGTACGTTTGGATTTTCGGGTTGGAAGAGCAGGCTATGCATATATAACGGATTCTTCTTCCAGAGGGCCAGGGGCTATTATCGTCGTAGATTTAGAAAATGGGAACGCGTTTAGGCGGTTAAATGGGACAATATCAACTTCACCTGATCCCTATTTTTTACCGAAAGTAGAAGGTGAAATTTTGATGAATCGAAACCCGGACGGCTCGACTTTCCCATTTAGATTGGCTTCCGATAGTTTAGCGATTTCTCCTGATGGAAAGGTTTTATTTTATGCTCCGCTAACCAGCCGTCAGCTGTTCTCGATCTCAACAGAAGCCCTAAGAGACAGAAGAATACAGGACCTGAATTTATCCCAATATGTGCAGTATTGGGGGGAAAAAGGTGCGTCTGATGGAATGATCACCGGCGCAAAAGGAACAGTTTATGCGGGAGACTATGAAAACAATAGTATCCGGAAGATATTGCCGAATGGCGCAATGGAAACCATCGCACATGACCCGAGAATTTTATGGCCGGATACTTTTTCGATTGGCCCCGACCAATACTTATATGTCATTGTGAATCAATTACATCGGCAGGCAAGATTTCATTATGGAAGAGACCTGCGAGAAAAACCATATAGTTTACTTCGTATGAGAATTGATGAATCCCCTGCTCCTACCTTTTCATAG
- a CDS encoding LLM class flavin-dependent oxidoreductase gives MPKNDTKQITDIPFSVLDLSPIADGRTPADSFRNTLELARLAEKLGYNRYWLAEHHNMPFIASSATSVVISHVAAGTSKIRVGSGGIMLPNHAPLVIAEQFGTLESLYPGRIDLGLGRAPGTDQLTARALRRDLRSSGEDFPEQLAELRNYFDPSLAQGYSHVKAIPGEGLNIPIWLLGSSGYSAQLAGELGLPFAFASHFSPHNTLPAIQLYRRSFKPSKVLDKPHAMVGLNIIAADTDQEAERLATTLQQQFLNLMRGKEVPLQPPVDNINDIASDYEIAALENQLGTSIVGSPQIVKEKLEKLLDESQADEIMAIAQVYDHKARLHSYEILAEITKLK, from the coding sequence ATGCCTAAAAATGATACAAAACAAATTACGGATATTCCATTCTCGGTCCTGGATCTCTCTCCAATTGCAGATGGAAGGACGCCGGCTGATTCTTTTCGCAATACTTTGGAGCTGGCCCGGCTCGCTGAAAAGCTGGGGTATAACCGATATTGGCTCGCTGAGCATCATAATATGCCATTTATCGCTAGCTCTGCAACATCGGTAGTCATTTCCCATGTTGCAGCAGGTACATCAAAAATCCGGGTAGGTTCAGGTGGCATTATGCTGCCGAATCATGCACCTCTTGTTATTGCTGAGCAATTTGGTACTCTGGAATCATTATATCCAGGACGTATTGATCTTGGCTTGGGCCGAGCACCAGGCACTGATCAGCTTACCGCACGTGCATTAAGACGTGACTTGAGAAGTTCAGGAGAAGATTTCCCTGAGCAGCTGGCTGAGCTCCGGAATTACTTTGACCCTTCCCTGGCACAAGGATATAGTCATGTTAAAGCAATTCCGGGTGAGGGATTAAACATACCTATTTGGCTGTTAGGTTCGAGCGGATACAGTGCCCAGCTGGCAGGAGAGCTTGGACTGCCGTTTGCATTTGCGAGCCATTTCTCGCCGCATAACACACTGCCGGCTATCCAGCTGTACCGCCGTTCGTTTAAGCCTTCTAAAGTACTGGACAAGCCGCATGCAATGGTAGGGCTAAACATCATTGCGGCCGATACAGATCAAGAAGCTGAGCGGCTCGCTACAACATTGCAGCAGCAGTTCTTGAATTTGATGCGCGGGAAGGAAGTCCCATTGCAGCCGCCAGTGGATAATATTAATGATATAGCGAGCGACTATGAAATAGCTGCCCTTGAGAATCAATTAGGAACTTCGATTGTCGGTAGTCCTCAAATCGTAAAAGAAAAGCTGGAAAAGCTTCTGGATGAAAGTCAAGCCGATGAAATTATGGCAATCGCCCAGGTTTACGATCATAAGGCCCGCCTCCATTCCTATGAAATATTGGCAGAAATTACTAAGCTAAAATAG
- a CDS encoding TIGR03571 family LLM class oxidoreductase, with the protein MSFQNHRAYNSMYQKDKMTLGFILPTARMSKNPIMENQLELARKIEEYGFASLWLRDITIQNLNIDDNGQKYDLWIYLTYLAAYTKHIALVTGSVVLPLRHPVRVAKEAASIDQLFPGRLIMGVASGDREKDFTALGISKQESGPLFKENFEILDRLLKEDQPTIHSHAGLIDGTDMRLIPKPVSSIPTMVTGFSNQSINWIARNGDGWLQYPRSIIQQAQLIQDYRALTEVHAPGDFKPFSQSLFINLLESPDEMPVPIPLGYSVGRNRLVDLLHRFQAIGVNHLAFVLYFSKRPPEEVIQELGEFVLPYFPTHKGTN; encoded by the coding sequence GTGAGTTTTCAAAATCATCGTGCCTATAACAGCATGTACCAGAAAGACAAAATGACACTCGGATTTATCCTCCCGACTGCCAGAATGTCTAAAAATCCGATTATGGAGAATCAGCTGGAGCTTGCCCGTAAAATTGAGGAATATGGCTTTGCTTCATTATGGCTCCGTGATATTACGATACAGAATTTGAATATTGATGATAACGGCCAAAAATACGATTTATGGATTTATTTGACGTATCTTGCTGCTTATACGAAGCACATTGCGTTAGTGACAGGAAGTGTAGTTCTTCCTTTGCGCCACCCCGTCAGGGTAGCCAAGGAAGCTGCATCAATCGATCAATTGTTTCCAGGTCGATTGATTATGGGGGTGGCATCAGGGGACAGGGAAAAAGACTTTACAGCTTTAGGGATATCTAAGCAAGAAAGCGGTCCGTTATTTAAAGAAAATTTCGAAATTCTCGACCGGCTGTTAAAAGAGGATCAGCCGACAATCCACAGCCACGCCGGGCTGATCGATGGTACAGATATGAGGTTAATTCCAAAGCCTGTATCTTCGATTCCGACCATGGTGACTGGATTTAGCAATCAGTCTATCAATTGGATAGCCAGGAATGGGGATGGGTGGCTTCAATACCCAAGAAGCATTATTCAACAGGCGCAGCTTATCCAGGATTATCGTGCTTTAACTGAAGTGCATGCTCCAGGAGATTTTAAACCCTTCTCTCAAAGCTTGTTCATCAATTTATTGGAAAGTCCCGATGAAATGCCTGTCCCTATACCCTTAGGCTATTCCGTGGGAAGAAACCGTTTAGTTGATCTACTTCATCGATTTCAAGCGATTGGTGTGAACCATTTGGCGTTTGTTCTGTATTTTTCCAAGCGCCCTCCAGAGGAAGTAATCCAGGAACTTGGAGAATTTGTTTTACCCTACTTTCCAACCCATAAAGGTACAAATTAA